The genome window ACAGCGCCCGCCGCGCCAAGTCCTGCGGGTGACCTCCCTGGGGGCTCCTTGTCCAGCCCCGCCTCCTTTTCAGCCAGATGCTTCCCTTAGGTCCAACCCCAGGGCTAACTTCCAACTGCAACCGCTGCTCCGGCCCGCGGGAGGCGCCTCGTAAGGCCTCTAACCCCCTCCATCCCCTCCACCCACTCCCTGTGGGTCCCTGCGGAAGCCGCCGGCAGGTTCTGCACACCGGCCTGTCCTGTCCTTTCCCCATCCCGCACACACCTCAGCTCCACGACACTCTTCCCGGGAGGAACTCTGCTCACAAAGCCCAAGGACCAGACAGAATGGCCCTTCCTCCCCTCACCCACCTGAGCCACCCCAGAAAGCCCTGAGCAGAGGCCAGGCCACCCAGCCCTCTGCTGCATATGAACCACCTGGCCCAACACCTTCCGTGTGTCCCAAGTTCCTCACCTCACACCTCACCACCACAGCTCTAATTATTTTAAACcccacatctttttcttttttcttcttgatcttTAAAAGAGTATCAtgacaaaaaaaaccccacatctTAAATTCAGATActcacagccaggcacggtggctcatgcccgtaatcccagcactttgggaggtcaaggcgggcagattagttgaacccaggagttcaagaccagcctgggcaacatagcaagacccagtctgtactaaaaattaaaaaaaaaaaaaaatacccaggtgcagtggtgcctgtggtcccaagtactcaggaagctgaggtgggaggatggcttgagcccaggggttggaggctgcagtgagctacaattgcgtcactgctctgcagcctgggtgacagaatgagaactcTGTCTCTAGggggaaaaagaaatcagaaactcGGGCTGAGAGAGGGCAGGTCACCTGCCAGAGGCCCACAGGTGGTACTGGCCCTGCTGCACCTGGAGGGTGGTTCTCTCCCATCCAGCCTTTCAGGTAGGCACTGAGACTGTCCCCACAGCACAGGTGCGAAAGCTGCATCACAGAGAACTTGTTAGgtgacttccccaaggtcacatagcGGCCAGGGGTGGAGGTGGAAATCTGAGTAGGGCGGTCTGGCTTCAACATAAACATGCATCACTGCTGCACCTGGCTGTCCTAGAGATGGCTCTCAAAGACAGCATGCAGAGAGAGGTGTGGGGCACGGTGGTGGCCAGAGAAggagccccagcccctcccaggccTGTCCCCACATGAAGGGCAGCCTCACACGGCCTCTCTGCTTCTCCCGCCAGCACCTCTGAGACGTCCCTGTACCAGGTCCTGCTGGGGGCAAGGCAGCTAGTGCAGCCAGGGCCGCACGCTGTGTATGCCCGGGTGAGGCGGGTGGAAAGCAACCCCCTGTACCAGGGCATGGCCTCCAGTGCCGACGTGGCCCTGGTGGAGCTGGAGGCACCAGTGCCCCTCACCAATTACATCCTCCCCGTGTGCCTGCCCGACCCCTCGGTGATCTTTGAGACGGGCATGAACTGCTGGGTCACTGGCTGGGGCAGCTCCAGTGAGCAAGGTAAGGAGACAGGGCTGGGAAATAATGAGGGATGTGCCTCAAGAAGGCCCAGGGCGTCTTGGGGGCCACTCTGAACCCACAGTCTTCCTGTTGCTGTATTAATACACACACAAGGTCTCTGTTCACGTAGATGGGGCTGAGGGGAGCAGCAGCAGACCAAGAAGGAAGAGGGGGTGAAGGGAGACGGGGACAGAAAGGGCCCAGCCTGCTGCCTGGAAGGAGGGAGGATGTCTGCCCCACAGTGCCCTAGGCCAGAGATAGTCTAAACATGAGGAAAGGGCAGGCAGGATGGAGTGGTGGTTCCCGGGGGCCGTGGGTTCTTGATGAGGAAGTCTTGAGCCCTGGGCCATTCTGACCCTCCCCAGACCGTCTGCCCAACCCGCGGATCCTGCAGAAACTCGCTGTGCCCATCATTGACACGCCCAAGTGCAACCTGCTCTACAGCAAAGACGCCGAATTTGGCTACCAACCCAAAACCATCAAGAATGACATGCTGTGCGCCGGCTTCGAGGAGGGCAAGAAGGACGCCTGCAAGGTGGGAGCAATGTGGTGTCCACGGGGACTCAGTCCCCGCCTCCGGGCCCAGGGCAGGGTGGGATCATGCCCTGCTCCATGGGCTGTGCATTCAACCAGCTGAGCAGCTTGCTTCGTAAAAGCAGAttctggggctgggcgcggtggctcatgcctgtaatcccagcactttgggaggctgaggcgggcggatcacaaggtcaggagatcaagaccatcctggctaacacggtgaaaccccatctctactaaaactacaaaaaattagccaggcgtggtggcgggtgcctgtactcccagctacttgggaggctgaggcaggagaatggcatgaacctgggaggcagagcttgaagcgagcagagatcgcgccactgcactccagcctgggtgacagtgagactctgtctcaaaaaagaaaagaaaaagcagattcCTGGACCCCACCCCAGGAGGGTCAGTCAGTGGTTCTGGGGTGGGGCACAGGAAACTGCATTTTCAACGCACACACCCCCTTGTTGATCTGGGGACACTGAAGAAATAGGCACTCTAGTCAATCGACCGGCAGGGGAGGGGGAGCCGGGCAGGGAGGCTCTGGGATGGAGAGAAGGAGTCCAGTGTGGAGTTACATGCCTCCTGTGCGGCTGCAAATGAGTCTCTGGGAACTCAAGGTGGGCTGACAGTGCCTCTGCATCCCCCACAGGGCGACTCAGGTGGCCCCCTGGTGTGCCTCGTGGGTCAGTCATGGCTGCAGGCCGGGGTGATCAGCTGGGGTGAGGGCTGCGCCCGGCAGAACCGCCCAGGTGTCTACATCCGTGTCACCGCCCACCACAACTGGATCCATCAGATCATCCCCACACTGCAGTTCCAGCCAGCCAGGTCGGGTGGCCAGAAGCAAGACCCTCGGGGCCAGCAGCCCCTTGAGCAGAGCTCTGCGCCCAGCCTGGCTGCCCACACCATCCTGCTGGTTCTCCCAGCGCTGCTGTTGCACCTCTGAGCCCCACCAGACTCATTTGTAAATAAtgctccttcctcccctctcaaacacagttattttatttatgtttcctcCAATAAAAACCCAGCCTGTGTGCCAGCTGCCCACGTGGGGATCCTTGGGCGACCCCAGCGGGTGAGGAGCTGTGAGGTGCAGAgcaaggcccaggcaggagatgTGGAGGGCTCTGGTCATCTCTGAATCAGCAGAAGGGAGCTGCAGCTGGTGTTTGAGGCGAGGGCAGCACCAGAGCATGGGACCCCTGTCATGGGCCTCGCACAGGAGGCCCCCTGCTGCCACCTGTTCCCCTGTTCCCTCACCTTGAAGGCCGCCCCAGGGTGGACACTGGGTACAGCGACGGACACAGGTGGAAGGACCCTCAGGGCCATGCAGGAGCCGTGCCTGGGGGAGAGCAGGGCATGGAGGGGCTGGCTGGGCAGgggcacctcagcctcccaagcctgCACTTCTGGCTGCCCATGTCTCGGTGCCACCCAACTTCTCTAAACCACTTCAGCAGGAGTGGTGATAGCTGTTCCCTCGGGTGGATGCCCACACCCGTGCTTTCCTGCTCCTGGCACCCTTCGTCTCCCTGTGCCCTGGTGTCTCCCTTTGACTCTTGgctcctcttcctccaccccaTTCTTCAGTCTCCACCCCCATGCCAGAGTCCAGAGCAGCACGTGGTGGCAAGGGGGTTAGGCTGGACATGCACATGAGTAcatcacacccacacacacctgtgcacatgcacacaggcacTGTGGCCTGCACAGCGCCAGGAAGAAATCAGGCCCGGGGTATTCACCGAGGAATCAAACCAACACCCACTCAGCAAGCAGCTGCTGGGGACCAGCCCTGGGGACACCATGGGGAGCAAAACAGAAGGAATTCCCCGCTGGGGCTGACCCACCTCCCCAAGGGCTGCCCAGTGGTCCCTAGACTCTTCCGTGTGTTCTTCCTCTGGATagaaccaccacctcctgggcgTCACTGACAAGCTCCACCTTAACCTCCAAAGCCACAGAACTAGGGACTCAGAGCCAGAGCTGGCAGCTGACAGCTGACGATGCCATTGCCTGAGCTAATGACAGCCAAGCCCTTCTGTGGGTCACCACCTTTCTCCTCACCCAGCCCCtttctcttaccttttttttttttttttttttttgaggcggagtctcgctctgtcgcccagactggagtgcagtggccagatctcagctcactgcaagctcggccacccgggtttacgccattctccggcctcagcctccggagtagctgggactacaggcgcccgccacctcgcccagctcgttttttgtattttttagtagagacggggtttcaccgtgttagccaggatggtctcgatctcctgacctcgtgatccgcccgtctcggcctcccaaagtgctgggattacaggcttgagccaccgcgcccggcatctcttacctttttaaaggctcgtgtgttttctttctttaccctGTGCTTGCTCATGTCAACTCCAGTTTTATCTAGCACATCCTTAGAGCCATCACCTGGCATGCAGGTGCCTTACACTCTACGGTGGAACGTGGGGTaccatgtgtgtgcacacagacaTGCTTACATGGAATTACAGTTGTGGGTTTATCCAAGGTGAGGAAGATTTCACCTGCTGTTTAATAGACCTGGGGCCATGTGCCTCCCCACATGTGGGCAAGGACAGGTGGAATGTCAGGACCACACTCTGTGTGGCTTCTCGGCACAAAGGGGAAGGAGGCTGTGGTCGCTGCCGGCCTAGGTGCCCCAGGTGCCTTGCCtttctctgggacacagctgggGGCTGGCTTCTGAGGGACTCTTTTCTCCCCTCTTTGGCCCCAGCCAGGGCGGTGGGCAGTCCTGGTGTGGAGCACAAGCCTCTCCACGCTAGTGAAATGGCTCTGCACCACGGCTACCACGTGGAACCTTAACTTACGGAAGGCTTGTTAACAATTCGTTTTGAGAGAGATGGCTGATCATGCCACAGCCGCTGGGGACTCCACCTACTCCAGCCCTCTTGGGACACACTGTGGGATTTGCGGCCCTTCCTCAGAGGAATTGTGGAGACTGTCCCATGGCACAGACCCCCAGGCACCAGCACAGGGCTCTGGGTGACTCAAAACTGACATTTGTCTCTGACAAGAGATCAGCTGTAGGCTCGCCGCCCAGAGAAGACCACTGTGAGCATTTTGGCCTGTATCCTGCCCCGCCATTTGTTCACTTTTTCAACTAAATTGGGAACATCCGACACACGCCGTTTGCCTCGTCTTCTCACTTGATGTTTTAAGCATTTTCCCATGTcatgagtttctcagaaacacGTTTTTAACAATTGTAGTGTTTAGTCGTTGTCCATTTACTGTAATTTATCTGACCATTTCCCTACTGTAAAATATTTAGACGGTTTCTGATTTTTCCACTATttaaataatgctgtgatgaatatccttaaaattttctgatttcttactttttttcccccttagatGCCTAGAAGTGGTATTTTGAGGTCAAAgagtttgttcattttaaatatatttctccgtctctctctctcaaccttATGTTTAGATGCTCAGAGTTCCAGTAGCAGAACCACCTTAGTTGTGTCCTGCAGATTCTGAACAAATCAGTTTCTGATAAACTGTGTGTGTTCCAAAGAATGTCTGAATAAGACCGCTCTTTATTTAAATGCTAAGAGGATGTCATTGCTGCAATCCATTTGTGGCCGATTTTTTCCAAGAGCCAGTTTCCTTGTTTTGGTTGCAAGAACCTGGCTCCGCCTGCATGTCAGCTCTCTGCCATCCCTGCTGCTGTGGCTTTCAAGCGCTTGGCGGTATTTTCAGAATTTTGTACTTTGTGTCCACAATGGTACTGAATTTGCATCTGCACAGTCAGCagagataacaagtgttgaaCTGACCTTGCCACATGCTTAGTGAGTGATTTGTAATTAAGTTTATAGACTCAGAAAGTACATTAGGCCATTTGGAATCAGTAGCAGAGCAAAGCCTCCACTTGAAAAAAACCATGTCGCTGATTGGGTTTTCCGAGTGTATTTGTCTCCCCGCTCCCGCCCCTGCTTCAGGCCTTAGTGGTTCAGAAGAGCCCCGCAGCCAGGCTGGCTTTTTCATTGTAGGGCGTGGTTGTCCCAGCTGGTGTAGATTTCAGGCcgcctcctccccactccctgcccacAGTGTTGCAGCTTGCCTGGCTGGCGGCAAGTCCAGACCACCCACATTTGGTTGGATTTTTCATTTCTCCACTTTAGTTGGTGTCCATTGATTGTACGGGGGAACATGCAGGAGGTTTTTCTAGGCACCGTGTTCAGTGCTGCTTCACTCTACCAGAGATTATGGCCAAATAGCACAGAATTTGGTTTCTTGCCCTCCTCTGAAGCCTGAGGCCCCCTTGCCTGGCTGGTCCACAGAGCCGGGGTGCTCACTGCTGAGACTTCAGAGATCGCAGCTGCTGTGAGAATACGGTGAAGGTACTATGTTCTGGAAGATGTTGTCATACACTTTTCCCCAGTTATTTTCAAACCTGACATGGACCTATGTTGACTCACTGGGTGGGGTCCCTTCTTACGCAGCACAGGTGGCAAGTGCCTGAGCAGCACAGGTGGCAAGTGCCTGAATCGGGGCTGGAGGCACTTCggagccaccacttct of Rhinopithecus roxellana isolate Shanxi Qingling chromosome 20, ASM756505v1, whole genome shotgun sequence contains these proteins:
- the PRSS27 gene encoding serine protease 27, coding for MRRPAAMPLLLLLCFGSPVAKAATACGHTRMLNRMVGGQDAQEGEWPWQVSIQRNGSHFCGGSLIAERWVLTAAHCFPNTSETSLYQVLLGARQLVQPGPHAVYARVRRVESNPLYQGMASSADVALVELEAPVPLTNYILPVCLPDPSVIFETGMNCWVTGWGSSSEQDRLPNPRILQKLAVPIIDTPKCNLLYSKDAEFGYQPKTIKNDMLCAGFEEGKKDACKGDSGGPLVCLVGQSWLQAGVISWGEGCARQNRPGVYIRVTAHHNWIHQIIPTLQFQPARSGGQKQDPRGQQPLEQSSAPSLAAHTILLVLPALLLHL